AAATATTGGGTTATTGGTTGCCCCTGCTGTCCAGACTACAGTCTTGGTCCTGATTGATTCTCCAGTATTCAATCTCAACTTACCTCCCTTGATAGCTTGGACTTGGGTCTTTAGTCTCAAATTGACGCCTAGCTCCTCTAGTCTCCATTGAGCAAACTTCGATGCCTTAGGTGAGAGTAATCCCAGCAGTCTAGGTGAAGCCTCAATCAAGTCAATCTTGATCTGACATTTCTTGGTAGTTTTTTTGCTAGATAAATCTTTCAAATAAAATGGCAGTTCAGCAGCCAATTCTACCCCCGTCGCTCCTCCACCTACCACCACAAATTCGATCTCTTTTTCCTGACCTTTATTTTTGACCAGTTGACCTAGGTGTTTTCTTAATCTATCTGCACTATGAATAGAATCGAGCGAGAAAGCATTCTCTTCCACCCCCTCAATCCCAAAATAGCATGGAACTAAGCCCGGTGCCATCACTAGCTTGTCAAAGTAATATTTTCGTCTCGACTTGCCTATAACTTTTTTATCAGCATAGTCTATCTCAATAATCTTATCTTTGACCACATTTACAGTAGAGTGTTTGGAAAAAATATCCTCCAAGGGAATCTTGACCTCACGAGGTGAGCCACCTGTAGCCGAACGATATAGTGCCGCATGGTACTCAAAATAATCAGTATCCGAGATCAAGCAAACCTCAAAATGTTTATGTTCTGCCAGACTTAAAGCCAGCTTGACCCCAGCAAAGCCTCCCCCGACGATTACAATTCTCCCAAACTGCTTCTTCAACTATCCCTCCTGAATAATATCTATACGGTATAAGCTTAACCCATTTGCAACTATCTTCCAATAGTTTTTCTGTGTAGTCTATTGACTTCTTACCTTGGTTATTTCTTCTTACGAAGACCTTTATCCAGTATCCGCTTACGCAGCCTAAGTGAACTAGGAGTAATCTCCAGCAATTCATCATCATTAAGAAAATCCATTGATTGCTCAAGGCTCATTTCGATAGCTGGTGTCAGTTTGATAGTGCCATCACTGCTCTTGCTCCGCATATTGGTAAGTTGCTTGGACTTGGAAGCATTAATATCCAAATCATCTTTTTGATTAGCAAGTCCAATGATTTGCCCCTGATACAATTTGACCCCCGGCCCAACAAATAACACCCCTCTAGCTTCGGCATTATTCAAAGCATAAGCTCGACTCTCACCCTGCTCCCAAGCGATTAGCACACCGTTGCGTTTTGATTCTAGCTCTGTTGTCTTTGGCTGATAACCATCCATTAAACTATTCATTACCAGCGTTCCCTTGGTCGAAGTGATTAGCTGACTACGCAACCCAATCAGATTGCGAGTACTAATCCGATAAACTAGCCTGACCAGATTATCCCTAAGGGTGACTTGTTCTAATAGCTCAGCCTTACGACTACCAAACTCAGATTGGATCACTCCAATATGCTCGACTGGCACCTCAATAGTCACCAACTCCACTGGCTCCATACTCTTGCCATCTTGCTCTTTATATACTACCTTGGGTCGACCAATCTCAAACTCAAACCCTTCTCGGCGCATCGATTCCATCAAAACACTCAAATGCAACTCACCTCGACCCTTGATGGTAAACCCAATCCCATCATCCTCTACTATCAATCCAATATTAGTCTCCAATTCTCGCTTCAACCGATCACCAATCTGTCTAGAAGTCGTAAATTCCCCCTCCAAGCCCTTGAATGGAGATGTGTTTGGACCCAAATAAATACTCAGAGTAGGTGGTTCCAGGTCTATGGCTTCTAGTGCTTCTGGCATATCTGGTGTGGTCAAAGTCTGACCAATCTTAGCATCCTTGATACCTGTGACTGCGATAATCTCGCCTGCAGTAGCTTGATCTTTGATCACCTTATCTAGACCTTGATATCCATAGATTTTATCGACTCGATAACCGCTACCAACTACTCCACTCTGATCTACCAAGCTTAGAATATCACCAGTCTTGAGTTGACCTCGCTCTACTTTGCCAATCACATATTTACCCTGATAATCATCCCATTCAAGTGAAGTTACTAGAAGCTGAAAACCTCCATCAGATACTATTGGCTCAGGTATGTATTCAATGATTGCTTCAAGGATTGGCTGGATATCTGCTGGCTGACTAGAGTCATCTGGTAAATCTTTCCAAGCCTTGCCATCTCTACCTATCGCATAATAGATTGGGTAATCTAACTGACTATCATCAGTGGCTAATTCCAAAAATAGATCTCCTATCTCTTCGACTATCTGATCAACTCTGGCTGCTGGCTTATCAATCTTGTTGATTACGACAATTGGTCTGAGTCCTGCCACAAATGCCTTCTCCAGAACAAATTTGGTCTGAGGCATTGGCCCCTCTTGAGCATCAACGATTAATAGACAACCATCTGCCATATGTAAAGTCCTCTCGACTTCACCACCGAAATCGGCATGTCCAGGAGTATCAATGATATTGATCTGGGTATCATTGAACTTGACTGCCGTAATCTTAGCCGTGATAGTAATTCCTCGCTCACGCTCTTGATCATTGGAATCCATAATCAAATCCTGACTCATCTCTGCTTGATTATCGCGAAAGACCTTGGTTTGCTTCAAAAAAGCATCGACCAGCGTAGTCTTACCATGATCGACATGGGCTATCACTGCAATGTTGCGAATATTATTTTCTGCCATAATTATTTACTAGTTTTAATACCAAAGCACTCCCAGTACTGGGAGTGCTATCGTTTATCGACAAATCAAGCCAATCCTAGAAACGTCTAGCTGGTCGATCTTCTTTGGGTCGTGCCTTATTGACGGTGATTTTTCTACCACCCATTTCTTTGTCATGAAGCATTGAGATAGCCTTTTCAGCTTCCTCTTCACTAGACATTTCGACAAAACCAAAGCCTTTTGAGCGATTAGTCTCTCTATCTGTAATAATTCTTGCGCTTACTACCTGACCAGCTACACTAAAGAACTCTTCCAATTCTTGTTCTGTAGTAGAATAAGGAATACCACCAACATATAATTTAGTTGTCATCTGACTAAAACCTTTCTTATTAATTATTTACTTCAAAACCGTTTGTTACTGGACACTTTTGACACACTATCGGCACCAATCTGTCAGATAATTCACTGTTTCGCAAGTTATCTTACATCATACAAAGCCAAATGTAAAGCAAAAAATACCCAACTCTTCCAACACTTCGAGGTGACACCTGGTAAATTAAGCTTTTTATTGTGTAATCCAGCTAAAAGCATGATTTTAATGCCCAAAAACTACTTAAGGTGTCACCTTTCTTACCTTTCTTAAGCTATATCTTCAACAATCATTGGTATCAAAATTCTAGATAATATATAAAAAATATCAGATAGAATGAGGAGACACCCTAGAAGAGCTTCCAGGCTATCAAACCAGCCATCATTAGATACCAGGCTAGAAGAATTGAGAGTCTATTGTTGACAAACTCCTGTCTAAACTTTGGATTACCAAACTTTAGGTTGTCGTGGCTAAAATTATAAGCTGTAGTGTAAACAAAGCTCGCTCCAGTACAAATCCATACAAGCACACACCACAAGCAAAGCTTACCAATATCAAACATTACACTTCCAGCCAACCAGTGTGTCATCATTAAACCACCTAAAGTCCCAAGGTTGAATAGCAACATATACCATCTAGGAAACTTTACTTTGCCAATCAAAGCGACCCCAACTGCCAAGATCATTGCAAAACTAATCAGCCCCAAGTATGAGTTCGGAAATCCAAAAACAGAAGACTGCCATGATTCAATCACAGGAGTACAACTAACAGTCTGATTGATCGAACAAACTGGTACATAACCAGGATTTTCAAGTAAGTGCAACTGATCAAGTGCCAGCTGCATAGCAGCCAGTATCCCTAGACCACCTGATACGCTTAAGACTATCCCCGTAATCCTGCCCTTCAATAACTCCTTAAGCTTCATGCTGATTATAATAATGGTAAAATAGCCCTATGTCTAGTAAACAATACGATATTGATCGTATCCAACAAATCATCTATTTTCACCCTCCAACCAATCCAGACTCTACCAAGACTTTTCTACTGATTCAGGGTCTACACTCCAATCAAACTAGAATGCATGGAGTAATTGAATTCTTGCAAGACTATGGACAAGTAATCAGTTTTGACTTACCTGGGACGGGAGAAACAGCCCCCTTAAACTCTACTGGTCAAGATATTAGCCTTGAAAATCTCTCAGAATACCTGGGTAAGCTAATCAGTCAAATTGAAGTCACTAACCTCTTTGTGGTAGCAATCTCACTTGGCGGTCAACTAATCACAACTACACTTTTACAGAACCCTGAGCTGGAAAATAAACTAGATAAAATCCTTGGTCTGGGTTGCCCACTTGGGGCAGATAGCTTCCATCCTTTTGACCTCAAAAATCCTGAGCTATTTTTCTTCAAGTCCTTACTAGTATTTCGCTACTGGCCTCTGATCAACATTGCCCAAAGAATTGTCAACTCTCCAAAAATCAAGTGGCTATATCGACTTGGAATCAAGAAATACCAAGATACAGGTCAGAGATCTGAACTAGTAGAGCTGGAATACCAGCTCTGGAAACAGGACCTCAAGACCCATGCTACAATCGGGCACCAATTACTAACTAAGCAATTCTTAATACCATCCAATGCAAAGATTGAGATAGATTTTATCAACCTAATTACCAAAGACGACCAGTATATTGACTGGAACAAAACCAATCAATTATTCGGGCAATACTATCGGAATTATAGCTTCCACTTCCTTAAGCTAGCCAACCATGCACCGAGCCTAATTGCAACCAAAGAAGAAATCAAAGCGACCCTGACCAAGCAAATCCTTGATATAATAGCTTCATGAAAGTTGCCCTAGTATGCCCTTATGACTTTTATCGACCTGGTGGAGTCCAAGAATGCATCCGTGATCTAGCAAACCAACTGGAGAGCAGAGAGCATAAAGTTGCAATTATTGCTCCGACTACTCTTCAAACCAGCTACCAAGCTGACCCAAGAGTGATTATGCTAGGTCGAGCCCGCAAAGTACGTACACCATTTGCAACTAGTACTGAATTGACCTTCTCAACGGATAAGTCTGAGATAGTCTCTCTACTCGATAGTCATCAATTTGACCTTTGGCATTTTCACGAACCATGGATCCCAAGACTTTCCAAACAAATCATTGATCTCCTACCGAAAAATCAGAAAACTTTAGCAACCTTTCACGCAAAATTACCAGATAGTTTTATCTCTAGGCCAATTGAAAAGGCTATCACTCCCTATGCTCGTTCAATTTTAGGAGACTTTGACTACTTTACAGCAGTTAGTGAAGTTGCCGCCGAATACTTGAGCAACTTGACTGATAAAAAATTTCATATCATACCCAATGCCATCAATATCAATATATACCAACAACCCACCAAGAATTTTCGCTTACCTAAGCCAACAATTTTCTATATCGGACGACTCGAAAAACGCAAAGGTCTCGACTATCTACTAAAGGCCTTCAGGGTTCTAACTCAAGAAATGGGCATTGATGCAGAGTTGGTATTAGCAGGGTATGGACCAAAATTTAGGAGCCTCGTTAACTACACTGAACGTTACCAATTGACCCACAGGGTAAAGTGGCTCGGTCAGATCAGTGATCAAGATAAACGAATCTGGCTCAAGTCGGCAGATGTCTTCTGCTCTCCTGCGATCTATGGTGAGAGCTTTGGAATAGTTCTACTTGAAGCCATGGCCTGCAATAAGCCAATTGTTGCTGGCAACAACCCTGGGTACAGCTCAGTATTGACTGGCGTCGGAGAGCTTGGACTGGTCAACCCAAAGAATCCTGAAGAATTCGCGAGAAGACTTGCCCTGTTCATTAATAATCCTGAAATATCACAGGTTTTTGTTGACTGGTCAAGGCAGGAGATTTTGAAGTATGATTTTGATATAATAGTAAACAGTTACTTAAACCTATATGAAAAAATCCTCAAAACCTAAGCTAAAGATTGCCTTCGTCTTCGATGATAGTCTTGACCGTGATGATGGTATCCAGCAACATATCAAGTCTCTTGCCAAATATTATAATGATCACGGTCATACAGTTAGTTTCCTGGTCAGTAAAAGCAAAAGCTCAAATCTAGGGCAGGTTTATAGCCTTGCTGAGAACATCAAGGTTAACTTCAACCAAAACACTCTGAATATCCCTTTGCCCGCTTCAAAGGATTTGATCAAACAAATTCTTACAAAAAATCGTTTTGATATCATTCATGTTCAAATGCCCTATAGCCCATTGTTGGCTGGCAGGGTACTCAATCTTTGTCCAGAGCAAACCCTAGCTTTTGGCACGGTTCATATTGTTCCTTCTGGCTTTACCAGCGTCATCGGTTCATATGTGATTGGACTACTCAATCGTCGCTCTCAAAGACATCTAGCTCAAGTGATTAGTGTGTCAAAACCGGCTCAAGGTTTTGCCAAACGTTATCTAGGTCTTGACAGCATAGTGATACCCAATCCAGTTGATAACTCAAAATACTTTGATAAAAGCACCCTCAATCAACCTTGGCCAAATCAGCCAATTCGAATCGGTTTTTTAGGAAGACTAGTCAAACGTAAAGGACTTGCCCATTTGCTTAATGCCAGTAAGATTCTTTTGGATCAAGGCCTAAATTTCCAGCTCGAGATTGCTGGAGATGGTAAGGATCATCAAAAACTACTCGAACTCAGCGACCAACTTGGACTTAGTAAGTTGGCTACCTGGCATGGTCATCTTCATGAACAAAAAAAGATTGAATTTTTAAAATCAATTGATATCGCTGTCTACCCAGCTACTGGCGGAGAGAGCTTTGGAATTGTCCTGACTGAAGCAATGGCAACAGGTAGGCCAATTGTACTCGCTGGCAACAACCCTGGCTATACTAGCGTAATGGACAATCTAGTAAATCAAGTATTTGATCCTTTTGACTATCAAGTGCTAGCTAAAACGATCACCCATTTTGCAAAACTCAACCAAGAACAATATCGAAAAGTGATTGATGGCCAACTTAATCTAGTCCAAAGATACTCTACTACGACTGTCGGCAAACAAACTTTAGATCTGTACTATAAAACGCTTAAGTAGGCTACCTCCCCTAACCGCATGATATAATTAATTCATGGACAAGATAGACCAAAAAGATATTCAAGACACAGAATTTGAAGATGATTTTGATCATCATATATCTAGTGAAAGTCTAATAGCCAAGAGTAAATTAGTTAGTTTTGTTGCTATGGTTGCAGTAGTGATTCTAGTAATTGTTGTGATTATCTTGGTCTTTATACTAGCTCAGAATAAATTTGACCAAGATAAAGTCTACCAGGAAGCTTACAATACGGGTATTATCGACCAAAGGGATATTGATCGCATAGCATTCCAAGAGCAGCTCAATAATCCATTTACTGTCTACCAGTCTCCGGAGATTTATGGAGGATTTAAGATTAGTTATCCAAAAAGCTACTCTACTGTCTACAACAATTCTAGTAGCAACCCTATATCAATTATTGCTCACCCGGGTAAGGTTGACTTTAATACTAATAGATTTGCCTTGAAAATTGAGCTAATCGAATCTCCTTACTCTCAAGAAAAAGCCAAAGCCCAA
The genomic region above belongs to Candidatus Saccharibacteria bacterium and contains:
- a CDS encoding FAD-dependent oxidoreductase yields the protein MKKQFGRIVIVGGGFAGVKLALSLAEHKHFEVCLISDTDYFEYHAALYRSATGGSPREVKIPLEDIFSKHSTVNVVKDKIIEIDYADKKVIGKSRRKYYFDKLVMAPGLVPCYFGIEGVEENAFSLDSIHSADRLRKHLGQLVKNKGQEKEIEFVVVGGGATGVELAAELPFYLKDLSSKKTTKKCQIKIDLIEASPRLLGLLSPKASKFAQWRLEELGVNLRLKTQVQAIKGGKLRLNTGESIRTKTVVWTAGATNNPIF
- the typA gene encoding translational GTPase TypA codes for the protein MAENNIRNIAVIAHVDHGKTTLVDAFLKQTKVFRDNQAEMSQDLIMDSNDQERERGITITAKITAVKFNDTQINIIDTPGHADFGGEVERTLHMADGCLLIVDAQEGPMPQTKFVLEKAFVAGLRPIVVINKIDKPAARVDQIVEEIGDLFLELATDDSQLDYPIYYAIGRDGKAWKDLPDDSSQPADIQPILEAIIEYIPEPIVSDGGFQLLVTSLEWDDYQGKYVIGKVERGQLKTGDILSLVDQSGVVGSGYRVDKIYGYQGLDKVIKDQATAGEIIAVTGIKDAKIGQTLTTPDMPEALEAIDLEPPTLSIYLGPNTSPFKGLEGEFTTSRQIGDRLKRELETNIGLIVEDDGIGFTIKGRGELHLSVLMESMRREGFEFEIGRPKVVYKEQDGKSMEPVELVTIEVPVEHIGVIQSEFGSRKAELLEQVTLRDNLVRLVYRISTRNLIGLRSQLITSTKGTLVMNSLMDGYQPKTTELESKRNGVLIAWEQGESRAYALNNAEARGVLFVGPGVKLYQGQIIGLANQKDDLDINASKSKQLTNMRSKSSDGTIKLTPAIEMSLEQSMDFLNDDELLEITPSSLRLRKRILDKGLRKKK
- a CDS encoding RNA-binding protein encodes the protein MTTKLYVGGIPYSTTEQELEEFFSVAGQVVSARIITDRETNRSKGFGFVEMSSEEEAEKAISMLHDKEMGGRKITVNKARPKEDRPARRF
- a CDS encoding vitamin K epoxide reductase family protein; its protein translation is MKLKELLKGRITGIVLSVSGGLGILAAMQLALDQLHLLENPGYVPVCSINQTVSCTPVIESWQSSVFGFPNSYLGLISFAMILAVGVALIGKVKFPRWYMLLFNLGTLGGLMMTHWLAGSVMFDIGKLCLWCVLVWICTGASFVYTTAYNFSHDNLKFGNPKFRQEFVNNRLSILLAWYLMMAGLIAWKLF
- a CDS encoding alpha/beta hydrolase, with the translated sequence MSSKQYDIDRIQQIIYFHPPTNPDSTKTFLLIQGLHSNQTRMHGVIEFLQDYGQVISFDLPGTGETAPLNSTGQDISLENLSEYLGKLISQIEVTNLFVVAISLGGQLITTTLLQNPELENKLDKILGLGCPLGADSFHPFDLKNPELFFFKSLLVFRYWPLINIAQRIVNSPKIKWLYRLGIKKYQDTGQRSELVELEYQLWKQDLKTHATIGHQLLTKQFLIPSNAKIEIDFINLITKDDQYIDWNKTNQLFGQYYRNYSFHFLKLANHAPSLIATKEEIKATLTKQILDIIAS
- a CDS encoding glycosyltransferase family 4 protein; its protein translation is MKVALVCPYDFYRPGGVQECIRDLANQLESREHKVAIIAPTTLQTSYQADPRVIMLGRARKVRTPFATSTELTFSTDKSEIVSLLDSHQFDLWHFHEPWIPRLSKQIIDLLPKNQKTLATFHAKLPDSFISRPIEKAITPYARSILGDFDYFTAVSEVAAEYLSNLTDKKFHIIPNAININIYQQPTKNFRLPKPTIFYIGRLEKRKGLDYLLKAFRVLTQEMGIDAELVLAGYGPKFRSLVNYTERYQLTHRVKWLGQISDQDKRIWLKSADVFCSPAIYGESFGIVLLEAMACNKPIVAGNNPGYSSVLTGVGELGLVNPKNPEEFARRLALFINNPEISQVFVDWSRQEILKYDFDIIVNSYLNLYEKILKT
- a CDS encoding glycosyltransferase family 4 protein; protein product: MKKSSKPKLKIAFVFDDSLDRDDGIQQHIKSLAKYYNDHGHTVSFLVSKSKSSNLGQVYSLAENIKVNFNQNTLNIPLPASKDLIKQILTKNRFDIIHVQMPYSPLLAGRVLNLCPEQTLAFGTVHIVPSGFTSVIGSYVIGLLNRRSQRHLAQVISVSKPAQGFAKRYLGLDSIVIPNPVDNSKYFDKSTLNQPWPNQPIRIGFLGRLVKRKGLAHLLNASKILLDQGLNFQLEIAGDGKDHQKLLELSDQLGLSKLATWHGHLHEQKKIEFLKSIDIAVYPATGGESFGIVLTEAMATGRPIVLAGNNPGYTSVMDNLVNQVFDPFDYQVLAKTITHFAKLNQEQYRKVIDGQLNLVQRYSTTTVGKQTLDLYYKTLK